From Pseudothermotoga thermarum DSM 5069, a single genomic window includes:
- the fabF gene encoding beta-ketoacyl-ACP synthase II produces MRRVVVTGMGIVCPIGVGKRAVLEALKNLEIGVDFITSFDASNLPVRIAAEVKGLNPEEFIDKKLVRRTDRFVHFALIAAKEALEESAIDVAKYSERTAVLIASGMGGFITLDTENNKFLQYGASKVSPFLIPMLLINMASGILSIEYGIKGVNFAPVSACAASGHAIALGAMLIRHGYADVAIVGGSEATIAPLPIAGFASMKALSTRNEDPKKASRPFDVDRDGFVMGEGAGVLVLEAEEVAKQRGAKIIAEVKGFAMNGDAYHMSAPDPNGEGAEKAMRMALEDAGLTPEDIQYVSCHATSTPAGDVVEAKAIERVFGDKVLVNSTKALMGHLLGAAAAAETVAGILQMLNNFVHGMPNLDNKDPEVNVNVVGKQNVECKIENFLKNSFGFGGHNVSLVIGRYKS; encoded by the coding sequence ATGAGAAGAGTTGTCGTAACTGGGATGGGTATAGTTTGCCCTATTGGAGTTGGAAAAAGGGCGGTCTTAGAGGCTTTGAAGAATCTTGAAATTGGTGTAGATTTTATCACCTCTTTTGATGCTTCGAATCTACCTGTTCGAATTGCAGCAGAAGTCAAGGGATTGAATCCAGAAGAATTTATAGACAAAAAGCTGGTTCGAAGAACGGACAGGTTTGTACACTTTGCTCTGATTGCCGCCAAAGAGGCTTTGGAGGAATCAGCGATCGACGTTGCCAAGTATTCAGAGCGAACAGCTGTTCTTATTGCCTCCGGTATGGGAGGGTTCATAACCCTCGACACTGAAAACAACAAATTCCTTCAATACGGTGCCTCAAAGGTCAGCCCATTCTTGATTCCAATGCTTCTTATAAACATGGCGTCAGGGATTTTATCGATCGAATATGGTATCAAGGGTGTCAATTTTGCTCCAGTGAGTGCATGCGCTGCCTCTGGTCATGCCATTGCGCTTGGTGCAATGCTGATACGCCATGGATATGCGGATGTAGCCATTGTCGGTGGTTCTGAGGCAACTATAGCCCCACTTCCAATAGCTGGATTTGCCAGTATGAAAGCTTTGTCAACCAGAAATGAGGATCCAAAGAAAGCCTCAAGACCATTCGATGTTGATCGAGATGGTTTTGTGATGGGTGAAGGAGCAGGTGTGCTCGTTCTCGAAGCCGAGGAAGTGGCAAAGCAAAGGGGAGCAAAAATAATAGCTGAAGTAAAGGGATTTGCGATGAACGGTGATGCATACCATATGAGCGCTCCTGATCCAAACGGCGAAGGAGCAGAAAAAGCCATGAGAATGGCACTTGAAGATGCTGGATTAACACCAGAAGATATCCAATACGTTAGTTGCCATGCCACCAGCACACCTGCTGGAGATGTTGTTGAAGCAAAAGCCATTGAAAGGGTTTTTGGAGATAAGGTTTTGGTTAACAGCACCAAGGCATTGATGGGACATTTACTTGGAGCGGCGGCAGCCGCTGAAACTGTAGCTGGAATTCTTCAAATGCTCAACAATTTCGTGCATGGAATGCCAAACCTTGACAACAAAGATCCAGAGGTAAACGTGAACGTCGTTGGCAAGCAAAATGTGGAATGCAAGATTGAGAACTTTTTGAAGAATTCCTTTGGTTTCGGTGGTCACAACGTTTCTTTGGTGATAGGGAGGTATAAAAGTTGA
- the fabZ gene encoding 3-hydroxyacyl-ACP dehydratase FabZ: MNIDEILSILPHRFPFILVDRVLEKSENHIVAVKNVTANEIFFLGHFPRYPIYPGVLIIEGLAQAAGLMLLDPGKNFIPLFLGIDKARFKAEVRPGDVLKYEVKLKETRMGVYFVEGKATVDGKVVATATLMLGVKKQ; encoded by the coding sequence TTGAACATCGACGAAATTCTTTCGATTTTACCACATCGATTTCCATTCATCTTGGTTGATCGTGTGCTTGAAAAAAGCGAAAACCATATTGTTGCAGTAAAAAATGTAACGGCAAATGAGATTTTCTTCCTTGGGCATTTTCCGCGGTATCCAATTTACCCCGGAGTGTTGATCATCGAAGGTCTTGCTCAAGCTGCTGGACTTATGCTTTTAGACCCAGGCAAAAACTTCATTCCCCTTTTTTTGGGAATTGACAAAGCCAGGTTCAAGGCTGAGGTGAGGCCAGGAGACGTTTTAAAGTACGAGGTTAAGCTGAAGGAGACAAGGATGGGTGTTTATTTCGTTGAAGGTAAAGCTACGGTGGATGGAAAAGTTGTCGCCACAGCAACTTTGATGCTGGGAGTGAAAAAACAATGA
- the fabK gene encoding enoyl-[acyl-carrier-protein] reductase FabK has product MKTRVTKLLGIEHPVLMGGMAWAGTAKLAAAVSEAGGLGIIGSGAMNKSQLKQAIKQVRDLTNKPFGVNIILVSPHAEELVETVIEEKVPVVTFGAGNPSKYIPKLKENGIKVIPVVSSDSLAKMVERAGADAVVAEGMESGGHIGEVTTLVLVNKVARSVSIPVIAAGGIADGRAMAAVFALGAEGIQMGTRFLATVEAEIHENYKKKILSASIRDTVVTGAKLGHPARVLKTPFARKICELESKSPEEAEQILVGSLRRAVLDGDLESGSFMAGQVVGLIEEILPVKEVIEKILEEFKSTVLKLCKEGME; this is encoded by the coding sequence ATGAAAACAAGGGTTACAAAGCTTCTTGGCATTGAACATCCAGTTTTGATGGGCGGAATGGCTTGGGCAGGAACGGCAAAGCTGGCGGCTGCCGTATCTGAAGCTGGAGGACTTGGCATCATAGGATCTGGAGCTATGAACAAAAGCCAGCTCAAGCAAGCCATAAAGCAAGTTAGAGATCTAACCAACAAGCCGTTTGGTGTGAACATAATACTCGTTTCTCCACACGCTGAAGAACTTGTTGAAACTGTGATAGAAGAAAAAGTTCCAGTTGTTACTTTTGGGGCGGGAAATCCCAGTAAGTACATTCCAAAGTTGAAAGAAAATGGGATCAAAGTCATTCCGGTTGTTTCGTCTGATTCGCTGGCAAAAATGGTTGAGAGAGCTGGTGCAGACGCAGTTGTAGCTGAAGGAATGGAATCTGGAGGACACATAGGTGAAGTTACGACGCTCGTTTTAGTAAACAAGGTGGCACGCAGTGTAAGCATTCCTGTTATTGCCGCTGGTGGTATTGCAGATGGAAGGGCCATGGCAGCTGTTTTTGCGTTAGGTGCTGAGGGCATCCAGATGGGTACAAGGTTTCTTGCAACAGTTGAAGCGGAAATACATGAAAATTACAAGAAAAAAATCCTATCGGCCTCAATAAGGGATACAGTTGTCACCGGAGCCAAGTTGGGTCATCCTGCCAGGGTTCTAAAGACGCCCTTTGCAAGAAAGATTTGCGAACTAGAATCGAAAAGCCCTGAGGAAGCTGAACAAATACTGGTTGGAAGCCTTAGACGTGCGGTACTTGATGGAGATCTGGAAAGTGGTTCCTTTATGGCGGGCCAAGTGGTTGGATTGATTGAAGAGATTCTACCGGTAAAAGAGGTAATTGAAAAAATCCTGGAGGAATTCAAAAGCACAGTTTTAAAACTGTGTAAGGAGGGAATGGAATGA
- the fabD gene encoding ACP S-malonyltransferase, translating into MRAFIFPGQGSQYSGMGIDFAAFPRATHFFESAKEVLGIDMYHLMNSDEETLKLTENAQPAIYLASYIAFDELVRNGYTPNFVAGHSLGEYTALAAADVYDFETGLYIVRKRGEYISQAVVPGQGTMAAVIGLTRERVQEIIKDFENVWIANHNAYDQVVISGLKEKVNEACEALKKYAKRVVELKVSGPFHTPLLKTAQEKLAQDLKGVKFRKPRWPIVMNSCARIVVDPDEIKRYILAQISGPVLWYDSMVCLSNLGVKTFIEVGPQKVLTNLLSKMKLGDCYHFKEILDAEKQVTVASL; encoded by the coding sequence ATGAGAGCGTTCATATTTCCAGGGCAGGGTTCTCAATATTCAGGAATGGGAATCGACTTTGCGGCTTTTCCAAGGGCAACCCACTTTTTTGAAAGTGCAAAAGAAGTCCTTGGGATAGATATGTACCATTTGATGAACAGCGATGAAGAGACACTTAAGTTAACTGAAAATGCGCAGCCTGCAATATACCTTGCAAGCTATATAGCCTTTGATGAACTTGTTAGAAATGGTTACACACCGAACTTTGTGGCAGGGCACAGTTTAGGCGAATACACCGCTCTTGCGGCTGCTGATGTCTACGATTTTGAAACAGGTTTGTACATAGTCAGAAAAAGAGGAGAATACATTTCTCAAGCGGTGGTTCCAGGTCAAGGAACCATGGCTGCCGTTATCGGTTTGACGCGTGAAAGAGTTCAAGAAATAATCAAGGACTTTGAGAACGTGTGGATAGCAAACCACAACGCTTACGATCAAGTTGTGATAAGTGGCTTGAAGGAGAAAGTCAATGAAGCATGTGAAGCTTTGAAAAAATACGCAAAAAGGGTTGTGGAACTAAAAGTAAGTGGTCCATTCCACACGCCTTTGCTGAAAACAGCTCAAGAAAAACTAGCACAAGATTTAAAAGGAGTCAAGTTTAGAAAACCGCGCTGGCCGATAGTGATGAACAGTTGTGCACGAATAGTTGTCGATCCCGACGAGATAAAAAGGTACATCTTGGCGCAGATCAGCGGACCTGTTCTTTGGTACGATTCAATGGTTTGTTTGTCAAACCTGGGTGTCAAAACCTTTATCGAAGTTGGGCCACAAAAAGTTTTAACAAACCTGCTTTCAAAGATGAAATTGGGTGATTGCTATCATTTCAAAGAAATTTTAGATGCTGAAAAACAAGTAAC